One stretch of Lysobacter sp. TY2-98 DNA includes these proteins:
- a CDS encoding phosphatase domain-containing protein, with the protein MTSPHAPNPLLAALSALEDVADGLHRRLAPREPAYIAAYRGWGDASGIELRGRVLADAPKGGPTERDSRLRNLRHSIGRFMSAEVPHAPLRLSIGTHAVETVSDDEGYYAATLPAPPLPDGLWTQATASLADGRLATAQPLLYVHDDARIGVISDIDDTVLDSAITDWTTAAQLTFLHNARTRKPLKGAAPLYQALQAGIDGRGRVPLFYVSSSPWNLYDLLDEFMALNKLPAGPMFLRDFGLDPTKLLKSSGHGHKLERARELIARFPRLRWVLLGDSGQADAELYAEAASEFGDRIAAIYIRDVDPDLDSPRDAAVDAHIGRVAGTRVPMLRARDSRAIAEHAASLGLIRADALGAIAAEVDRDAARPTLAEAAATSAIQGTDASPGSPVG; encoded by the coding sequence ATGACCTCGCCCCACGCCCCCAACCCACTGCTCGCAGCGCTCTCCGCGCTGGAGGACGTCGCCGACGGGCTGCACCGCCGCCTCGCCCCGCGCGAACCCGCGTACATCGCGGCCTATCGCGGCTGGGGCGACGCGTCCGGGATCGAGCTGCGCGGCCGCGTGCTCGCCGATGCGCCTAAGGGCGGTCCCACGGAACGGGACTCGCGCCTGCGCAACCTGCGGCACTCCATCGGCCGATTCATGAGTGCGGAGGTGCCGCACGCCCCGCTGCGACTGTCGATCGGCACGCATGCGGTCGAAACCGTCAGCGACGACGAGGGCTACTACGCCGCCACCCTGCCCGCTCCGCCCCTGCCCGATGGGTTGTGGACGCAGGCGACCGCGAGCCTCGCCGACGGCCGCCTCGCGACCGCGCAACCTCTGCTCTACGTGCACGACGACGCGCGCATCGGGGTGATCTCCGACATCGACGACACCGTGCTCGACAGTGCGATCACCGACTGGACGACGGCCGCGCAACTCACGTTCCTGCACAACGCGCGCACGCGCAAACCGCTGAAAGGCGCCGCGCCGCTCTACCAGGCGCTGCAGGCCGGTATCGACGGCCGCGGTCGCGTGCCGCTGTTCTACGTCTCGAGTTCGCCGTGGAACCTCTACGACCTGCTGGACGAGTTCATGGCCCTCAACAAGCTGCCGGCCGGGCCGATGTTCCTGCGCGATTTCGGGCTGGACCCCACCAAGCTCCTCAAGTCGTCCGGCCACGGCCACAAGCTGGAGCGCGCACGTGAGCTCATCGCCCGCTTCCCGCGCCTGCGCTGGGTGCTGCTCGGCGATTCCGGCCAGGCCGATGCGGAGCTGTATGCCGAAGCCGCGTCGGAGTTCGGCGACCGCATCGCCGCGATCTACATCCGCGACGTCGATCCGGATCTCGATTCGCCGCGCGATGCCGCGGTCGATGCACACATCGGCCGTGTCGCCGGCACGCGCGTGCCCATGCTGCGCGCCCGCGACAGCCGCGCGATCGCCGAACACGCAGCGTCCCTCGGCCTGATCCGCGCCGACGCGCTGGGTGCGATCGCGGCGGAGGTCGACCGCGACGCCGCCCGGCCGACACTGGCCGAAGCCGCCGCGACGTCGGCGATTCAGGGCACCGACGCCAGCCCGGGCTCGCCGGTCGGCTAA
- a CDS encoding AarF/UbiB family protein has product MSEQSTGLARTAQIVKFLLKYRSAGIFNGLESDASLQDLNGDASAPQASGKPDEFVDDLEALGPTFVKLGQALSTRADMVPPEYIAALARMQDNVQPLAPEVVHEVLEAELGVRPNKVFAEFDDTPLGSASLAQVHRAVLRDGREVAVKVQRPDAVASIHGDLESLRSIASKIDRGTDMGRRVRFSDWVNEFGRALLAELDYRQEAENLQRFGDRLERYPQLVVPRPVWSVSSKRVLTMDLIRGKKVTDITGLQRTEQPLGSLAEALLRAYLDQAFVHGEIHADPHPGNLLLTNDGRLAIFDLGMIAHVPPRRRDRLLKLLFASVDGRGEDVAIENISISTRLEDFDEERYMREIGQLVASYAARSGSDTVSEGRLVLDMTRIATACGLRTPPELSLLGKTLLNLESICDALDPEMDAKDVVRDHLENVMRQRLRKSLSPAGLAGELIEVEGLVREAPRKLNNLLTLLADNRLQVRVDGLDDSKLMENMQKIANRITVGLIIAALLVSSALMMKVDTGARLFGYPAVAIVLFLLAACLGLFVVVSVLLTDHRARPKEERGLH; this is encoded by the coding sequence ATGTCCGAGCAGAGCACCGGCCTCGCGCGCACCGCACAGATCGTGAAGTTCCTGTTGAAGTACCGCAGCGCGGGCATCTTCAACGGGCTGGAAAGCGATGCATCGCTGCAGGATCTCAATGGCGACGCCAGCGCGCCCCAGGCCAGCGGCAAGCCCGACGAGTTCGTCGACGACCTCGAAGCGCTGGGTCCGACCTTCGTGAAGCTCGGCCAGGCGTTGTCCACGCGTGCCGACATGGTGCCGCCCGAATACATCGCCGCCCTCGCCCGCATGCAGGACAACGTGCAGCCGTTGGCGCCCGAGGTGGTGCACGAGGTGCTGGAAGCCGAACTCGGCGTGCGCCCGAACAAGGTGTTCGCCGAATTCGACGACACGCCGCTCGGCAGCGCGTCGCTGGCGCAGGTGCACCGCGCGGTGCTGCGTGACGGCCGCGAAGTCGCGGTGAAGGTGCAGCGTCCGGACGCGGTCGCAAGCATCCACGGCGACCTCGAATCGCTGCGTTCGATCGCGAGCAAGATCGATCGCGGCACCGACATGGGGCGGCGGGTGCGCTTCAGCGACTGGGTCAACGAGTTTGGACGCGCGCTGCTCGCGGAGCTCGACTACCGCCAGGAAGCCGAGAACCTGCAGCGTTTCGGCGATCGCCTCGAACGCTATCCGCAGCTGGTGGTGCCGCGCCCGGTGTGGAGCGTCAGCAGCAAGCGCGTGCTGACGATGGATCTCATCCGCGGCAAGAAGGTCACCGACATCACCGGCCTGCAGCGCACCGAGCAACCGCTGGGTTCGCTGGCCGAAGCGCTGCTGCGTGCCTATCTCGACCAGGCCTTCGTGCACGGCGAAATCCACGCCGATCCGCACCCCGGCAATCTTCTGCTGACGAACGATGGCCGTCTCGCGATCTTCGACCTCGGCATGATCGCGCACGTGCCGCCGCGCCGGCGCGACCGCCTGTTGAAGCTGCTCTTCGCGTCGGTCGATGGTCGCGGCGAAGACGTCGCCATCGAGAACATCTCGATCTCCACGCGTCTCGAAGACTTCGACGAAGAGCGCTACATGCGCGAAATCGGCCAGCTCGTCGCGTCGTACGCCGCGCGTTCGGGCAGCGACACGGTGTCGGAGGGCCGGCTGGTGCTCGACATGACGCGCATCGCGACCGCCTGCGGCCTGCGCACGCCGCCGGAGCTGTCGCTGCTCGGCAAGACCCTGTTGAATCTCGAATCGATCTGCGACGCACTCGATCCGGAGATGGACGCCAAGGACGTCGTCCGTGACCACCTCGAGAACGTCATGCGCCAACGGCTGCGCAAGTCGCTTTCGCCGGCGGGACTCGCGGGCGAACTGATCGAGGTGGAAGGCCTCGTGCGCGAGGCGCCGCGCAAGCTCAACAACCTGCTCACCCTGCTGGCGGATAACCGGCTGCAGGTGCGGGTCGACGGGCTGGACGACTCCAAGCTCATGGAGAACATGCAGAAGATCGCCAACCGCATCACGGTAGGCCTGATCATCGCCGCGCTGCTGGTGTCGTCGGCGCTGATGATGAAGGTCGATACCGGGGCGCGCCTGTTCGGCTATCCCGCCGTGGCGATCGTGCTCTTCCTGCTGGCGGCGTGCCTGGGGCTGTTCGTCGTGGTCAGCGTGCTGCTCACCGACCATCGCGCGCGCCCGAAGGAGGAGCGCGGCCTTCACTGA
- a CDS encoding murein L,D-transpeptidase catalytic domain family protein, with protein sequence MASAIACCLLPALSPAEPSIARAPSPVSSPIAPISTPAPTAPSMSLASRLATLAPGANPKVIEMALEARECAISSGDATGAGEKLAVIDYSMPSTQKRLWVFDLRNPRVMYNEYVAHGQGTGDNYARNFSNLDGSHQTSLGLFRTAETYQGNNGYSLRMDGLEPGFNDNARARAIVMHGAWYVDPSMAQKMGRIGRSHGCPAVRAQVAHEIIDTLKGGQFVFSYYPDNKWLHESRLLACPTRTTRSLVAR encoded by the coding sequence ATGGCTTCGGCCATTGCCTGCTGCCTGTTGCCGGCCCTTTCGCCGGCAGAACCCAGCATCGCCCGCGCGCCGTCGCCGGTGAGCTCGCCGATCGCACCGATTTCGACGCCGGCACCGACCGCGCCGTCGATGTCGCTGGCATCGCGCCTCGCCACGCTCGCGCCCGGTGCGAATCCGAAGGTGATCGAGATGGCGCTGGAAGCGCGCGAATGCGCGATCAGCAGCGGCGACGCAACGGGTGCGGGCGAAAAGCTCGCCGTCATCGACTACTCGATGCCCTCGACGCAGAAGCGTCTGTGGGTGTTCGACCTGCGCAACCCGCGCGTCATGTACAACGAGTACGTCGCGCATGGCCAGGGCACCGGCGACAACTACGCGCGCAACTTCTCCAACCTCGACGGCAGCCACCAGACCAGCCTCGGCCTGTTTCGCACCGCGGAGACGTACCAGGGCAACAACGGCTATTCGCTGCGCATGGACGGGCTGGAACCCGGCTTCAACGACAACGCCCGAGCCCGCGCGATCGTGATGCACGGGGCGTGGTACGTGGATCCGTCGATGGCGCAGAAGATGGGCCGCATCGGCCGCAGCCATGGCTGCCCCGCGGTGCGCGCGCAGGTGGCGCACGAGATCATCGATACGCTGAAGGGCGGCCAGTTCGTGTTCTCGTACTACCCGGACAACAAGTGGCTGCATGAATCGCGGCTGCTCGCCTGCCCGACGCGGACGACGCGCAGCCTCGTCGCCCGCTGA
- a CDS encoding ferredoxin--NADP reductase, whose translation MSSPFGTETVLDVRHWTDAYFSFTTTRDDGFRFDNGQFVMIGLEVDGRPLMRAYSIASANWEEQLEFFSIKVQNGPLTSRLQHIKPGDTVLIGRKPTGTLLISDLHPGRNLYLLGTGTGFAPWLSVIKDPETYERFERVVLCHGVRSAADLAYRDYIVNELPRHEFLGEQIAQKLLYYPAVSREPFAFNDNDHRGRLTDLMASGQMMEQLGIEPLNAQHDRAMICGSPQMLADFRALLDARGFTAAPRIGTAGQYVFERAFVEK comes from the coding sequence ATGTCCTCGCCTTTCGGCACCGAGACCGTGCTCGACGTCCGCCACTGGACGGACGCCTACTTCAGCTTCACCACGACCCGCGACGACGGCTTCCGGTTCGACAACGGCCAGTTCGTGATGATCGGGCTGGAGGTCGACGGCCGTCCGTTGATGCGCGCGTATTCCATTGCCAGCGCCAACTGGGAAGAGCAGCTTGAGTTCTTCAGCATCAAGGTGCAGAACGGCCCGCTGACCTCGCGCCTGCAGCACATCAAGCCCGGCGACACCGTGCTGATCGGCCGCAAGCCGACCGGCACGCTGCTGATCAGCGACCTGCATCCCGGCCGCAACCTCTATCTGCTGGGCACCGGCACCGGCTTCGCGCCGTGGCTGTCGGTCATCAAGGATCCGGAAACCTACGAGCGCTTCGAGCGCGTGGTGCTCTGCCACGGCGTGCGCTCGGCGGCGGACCTCGCCTATCGCGACTACATCGTCAACGAGCTGCCACGCCACGAATTCCTCGGCGAGCAGATCGCGCAGAAGCTTCTGTATTACCCGGCCGTCTCGCGCGAGCCTTTCGCGTTCAATGACAACGACCACCGCGGTCGCCTCACCGACCTGATGGCGAGCGGACAGATGATGGAGCAGCTCGGCATCGAGCCTCTCAACGCGCAGCACGACCGCGCGATGATCTGCGGCAGCCCGCAGATGCTGGCCGACTTCCGCGCCCTGCTCGACGCTCGCGGCTTCACCGCGGCGCCGCGTATCGGCACCGCCGGTCAGTACGTCTTCGAACGCGCGTTCGTCGAGAAGTAG